One part of the Brachyspira sp. SAP_772 genome encodes these proteins:
- a CDS encoding DUF6175 family protein yields the protein MKRLYKLFLAMFLMIFFISCATTSKSTQSGVLIGEDTGEIGVVNNWKNPDFKGGKTTKIVAEGFASSDNRGEANAIERALESAKRNAVEQAVGSIVNGTTLVENNKLISSKIYDNTTGYISSYKVLSITKSSSVWYAKIEAVVGVDMLQDNLQAMGILLDRKNMPLIVVLVTDDNGELSDAFNVELEKNMSDKGFKFVSASSLRNVVRSENISYSDNSSSTVKKIADATGAQIAILGKADAAYFTTIQGTALKSYRSDVAITAVNVSDYSTIARATHQAGGVGGSEKDAHSIALVKSADSISEDFINQIVTKWQSEVQNGTEYTIYVSGLDFNDSIGFEEALKKNIENLKSVYNRGISGDSSRYVVQYVGSSRDLAVDINAKAKNMGYQIIINSFDDKTINLKANKR from the coding sequence ATGAAGAGATTATATAAATTATTTTTAGCAATGTTTTTAATGATATTTTTTATATCATGTGCAACTACTTCAAAGAGTACACAAAGCGGAGTTCTTATAGGAGAAGATACTGGTGAGATAGGAGTTGTTAATAATTGGAAGAACCCAGATTTTAAAGGCGGCAAAACTACAAAGATAGTAGCCGAAGGTTTTGCTTCTTCAGATAATAGAGGCGAGGCTAATGCTATAGAGAGGGCTTTAGAAAGTGCTAAGAGAAATGCAGTTGAACAGGCTGTTGGTTCTATAGTTAATGGTACTACTTTAGTTGAAAACAATAAACTCATAAGCTCTAAAATATATGATAACACTACTGGATATATTTCTTCTTATAAGGTGCTTTCTATTACAAAAAGTTCATCTGTATGGTATGCAAAAATTGAGGCGGTTGTTGGAGTTGATATGCTTCAGGACAATTTGCAGGCTATGGGTATATTGTTAGACAGAAAAAATATGCCTTTAATAGTTGTGCTTGTTACTGATGATAATGGCGAATTAAGCGATGCATTTAATGTGGAACTTGAAAAAAATATGAGCGATAAGGGTTTTAAATTTGTAAGTGCTAGTTCTTTAAGAAATGTTGTAAGAAGTGAAAATATTAGCTATTCTGATAATTCATCTTCTACTGTAAAAAAAATAGCAGATGCAACAGGAGCTCAAATTGCTATACTTGGCAAGGCTGATGCTGCATATTTTACCACTATACAGGGAACTGCTTTAAAAAGTTATAGAAGCGATGTTGCTATTACTGCTGTGAATGTATCTGATTATAGTACTATAGCTCGTGCTACTCATCAGGCTGGAGGTGTAGGCGGAAGCGAAAAAGATGCTCATTCTATTGCTTTGGTGAAATCAGCTGATTCTATTTCTGAAGATTTTATTAATCAGATAGTTACTAAATGGCAGAGTGAAGTTCAAAATGGCACTGAATATACTATATATGTAAGCGGGCTTGATTTTAATGATTCTATAGGTTTTGAGGAAGCTCTTAAGAAAAATATAGAAAATCTTAAAAGCGTTTATAACAGAGGAATAAGCGGAGATTCATCAAGATACGTTGTGCAGTATGTTGGAAGCAGCAGAGATTTAGCTGTTGATATTAATGCTAAGGCGAAAAATATGGGCTATCAAATAATTATAAACAGTTTTGATGACAAGACTATTAATTTAAAAGCCAACAAAAGATAA
- a CDS encoding epoxyqueuosine reductase QueH, translating to MKEKLVVHTCCAVCMCYPRTLLEDYDTIFYFYNPNIYPIEEYNRRRDEFIKFTKDNNIDIHIEENEAYVKDWYNDIKGFENEPEKGARCNICFKHRIAKAFEYAHTINAKYVTTVMSVSPHKNSKAIEMIGNSIASKYDNIEYLHIDFKKKDGFKKTNIIANEAGLYRQHYCGCEFSIRN from the coding sequence ATGAAAGAGAAATTAGTTGTTCATACATGCTGTGCTGTTTGTATGTGTTATCCTAGAACTTTACTTGAAGATTATGACACTATTTTTTATTTTTATAATCCTAATATTTATCCTATAGAAGAGTATAACAGACGTAGAGATGAGTTTATAAAGTTTACTAAGGATAATAATATAGACATACATATAGAAGAAAATGAAGCGTATGTAAAAGATTGGTATAATGATATAAAGGGTTTTGAGAATGAACCTGAAAAGGGGGCTAGGTGCAATATTTGTTTTAAGCATAGAATAGCTAAGGCTTTTGAATATGCTCATACTATTAATGCAAAATATGTTACTACCGTTATGAGTGTAAGTCCGCATAAAAACAGCAAGGCTATAGAGATGATAGGAAACAGTATTGCTTCTAAATATGATAATATAGAATATTTGCATATAGATTTCAAGAAAAAAGACGGCTTTAAAAAGACTAATATAATAGCTAATGAGGCAGGGCTTTATAGACAGCACTACTGCGGATGCGAGTTTAGCATAAGGAATTAA
- a CDS encoding DNA adenine methylase has translation MITKDNYLKNNLIAYIGNKRRLLPFIENAFLNILEEDKNIKTALDLFAGSGSVSRLLKTLNLKVYSNDWEYYSYILNYAHICINQKDVNNMFKHTGGVENTINIINNIKTIDDKDRYISKYYAPLDDNNPDLKNERLFYTQYNATRIDIIRHNIEELYKNKAINKKEYYYLLASIIYEGATHTNTSGVFKAFHSGFGGRNKDALKRILSPISLKELSLYDGINGEVSMLDANEYVLKNKDKHFDLVYLDPPYNQHQYGSNYHLLNTIALWDKPTINREIYINGKKTDKGGIRKDWVKTKSDYCYKKTAKDAFKNLIDNINASHIVLSYSTDGIIDYDDLISILESKGKLKIVTSEYTKYRGAKRSVINKTKNVEYLFIVDTKKNNTSSKNNNIKYIENIRLKLNNPINTIKDNLVFENKKEGNIILKLKYTTHIINQEEICQILKNKSLEYIKLFSEFLNKHIKEDNIEALKIYLSHLKNAILINDKKLIKYFSNYILTIYTRLCSKRSNEYIVDITNEILNIISYYKIDDIIYIDKIKKRIVYNISHSEISEENKNNILVKL, from the coding sequence CTGGAAGCGGAAGTGTGTCAAGACTTTTAAAAACTCTTAATTTAAAAGTATATTCAAATGATTGGGAGTATTATTCATATATATTAAACTACGCACATATATGCATAAACCAAAAAGATGTAAATAATATGTTTAAGCATACTGGAGGTGTAGAAAACACTATTAATATAATAAACAACATCAAAACTATTGATGATAAAGACAGATACATTTCAAAATATTATGCTCCGTTAGATGATAACAATCCAGATTTAAAAAATGAAAGATTATTCTACACTCAATATAATGCCACAAGAATAGACATAATAAGACACAACATAGAAGAACTTTACAAAAATAAAGCAATAAATAAAAAAGAATATTATTATTTATTAGCTTCTATAATATATGAAGGGGCAACACATACAAACACATCTGGCGTATTTAAAGCTTTTCACTCTGGTTTTGGGGGAAGAAACAAAGACGCTTTAAAAAGAATACTTTCACCAATATCATTGAAAGAGCTTTCTCTATACGATGGAATAAACGGCGAAGTAAGCATGCTTGATGCAAATGAATATGTATTAAAAAATAAAGATAAGCATTTTGATTTGGTGTATTTAGATCCTCCTTATAATCAGCATCAATATGGAAGCAATTATCATTTATTAAACACAATAGCATTATGGGATAAACCTACAATAAATAGAGAAATATATATAAACGGCAAAAAAACAGATAAAGGCGGTATAAGAAAAGATTGGGTTAAAACAAAATCAGATTACTGCTATAAAAAAACAGCAAAAGATGCATTTAAAAACTTAATAGATAATATAAATGCAAGTCATATAGTATTGAGTTATTCTACGGACGGTATAATAGACTATGATGATTTAATTTCAATATTAGAAAGCAAAGGAAAATTAAAAATAGTAACATCAGAGTATACAAAATATAGAGGGGCAAAACGCTCTGTAATAAATAAAACTAAAAATGTAGAATATTTATTTATAGTTGACACTAAAAAAAATAATACAAGCAGCAAAAATAATAATATAAAATACATTGAAAATATAAGATTAAAATTAAATAACCCCATAAACACTATAAAAGATAATTTGGTATTTGAAAATAAAAAAGAAGGAAATATTATATTAAAATTAAAATATACAACGCATATAATAAATCAAGAAGAAATATGCCAAATATTAAAAAATAAATCATTGGAATATATAAAATTGTTTTCAGAGTTTTTGAATAAGCATATAAAAGAAGATAATATAGAAGCATTAAAAATATATTTATCGCACTTAAAAAACGCCATACTAATAAACGATAAAAAATTAATAAAATATTTTTCAAATTATATACTAACAATATATACTAGATTATGCTCAAAGAGGTCTAATGAATATATAGTTGATATTACAAATGAAATATTAAACATCATATCCTACTATAAAATTGATGATATAATATATATAGACAAAATAAAAAAGAGAATAGTTTATAATATATCACATTCAGAGATATCAGAAGAGAATAAAAACAACATATTAGTAAAATTATAA
- the nhaC gene encoding Na+/H+ antiporter NhaC translates to MHTKKINTFFKLFPLIFILITVLIFTVKYGVPIEFLLTIGTLIACITAYFAGYKWKDMENAFIKKIVDTWLGVLIFILIGIVVGSWVYSGTVPMLIYYGIKFIHPSFIPVMAFIVTSFLSIFTGTSWGSASTAGVAFIGIAQATNTPLPLVAGAVISGAYLGDKNSPISDTTVLAALGAGTTLQNHIKTMLVNTIPSAILAAVVFTVLGFNAAPINSDILNLKEASEILTSLENIYNFNILLLIPPIFVLAASVKGVNPVITMFIGSLLAIILGSFIQNFGFINAMKSFVTGFNISMSPTVNPESVPQNLHSLLNRGGMISTMPSVLFLILALTYGAMLELLGTFQTLITLLIKITRGRRSVIFITWLTTFTINSALSSLQFTFLTLGNVLQTVYDKYNINRGVLSRTMEEGGTLTEVLLPWTITGVYMTTILGVHTLEYMPYSFFNLISIGISFIYMLTLPKFAVGISKI, encoded by the coding sequence ATGCATACAAAAAAAATAAATACATTCTTCAAACTATTTCCTCTTATTTTTATACTTATCACTGTTTTAATATTTACTGTAAAATATGGAGTTCCAATAGAGTTTTTGCTTACAATAGGAACATTAATAGCATGCATAACAGCATATTTTGCAGGATATAAATGGAAAGACATGGAAAATGCCTTCATAAAAAAAATTGTTGATACTTGGCTTGGTGTTTTAATATTTATATTAATAGGTATAGTAGTAGGCTCTTGGGTATATTCTGGAACAGTGCCTATGTTAATATATTACGGCATAAAATTTATTCACCCTTCTTTTATACCTGTAATGGCTTTTATTGTAACATCATTTCTTTCTATATTTACTGGTACTTCTTGGGGTTCTGCTTCTACTGCAGGAGTTGCATTCATTGGTATCGCTCAGGCTACAAATACACCTCTTCCATTGGTTGCTGGTGCTGTTATAAGCGGGGCATATCTTGGCGATAAAAACTCTCCTATATCTGACACTACTGTTTTGGCTGCTCTTGGAGCGGGAACCACTTTACAAAATCACATAAAAACTATGCTTGTAAACACTATTCCTTCTGCAATACTTGCTGCTGTAGTTTTTACAGTGTTGGGTTTTAATGCAGCTCCAATTAATTCTGATATTCTAAACCTAAAAGAAGCTAGCGAAATATTAACTTCATTAGAAAATATTTATAATTTCAATATATTACTGCTTATTCCTCCAATATTTGTACTTGCTGCAAGTGTAAAAGGTGTTAATCCTGTAATAACAATGTTTATAGGAAGTTTGCTTGCAATAATATTAGGCTCTTTTATTCAAAACTTTGGTTTTATTAATGCTATGAAATCATTTGTAACAGGGTTTAATATATCAATGTCTCCTACAGTTAATCCTGAAAGTGTGCCTCAAAACCTTCATAGTTTATTAAACAGAGGCGGTATGATTAGCACTATGCCTAGTGTATTGTTTTTAATATTAGCACTAACCTACGGAGCTATGCTTGAACTTTTGGGTACTTTTCAAACTTTAATAACATTATTAATAAAAATAACCAGAGGAAGAAGAAGTGTAATATTTATCACATGGCTTACAACATTCACTATAAACTCAGCATTAAGCAGTTTACAATTTACTTTCTTAACTTTGGGAAATGTGCTTCAAACAGTATACGATAAATATAATATAAATAGAGGTGTACTCTCAAGAACTATGGAAGAAGGTGGAACACTTACAGAGGTTTTACTTCCATGGACAATCACGGGTGTTTATATGACTACCATACTTGGAGTACACACTTTAGAATATATGCCTTATTCGTTTTTTAATTTAATAAGCATAGGTATATCATTTATCTATATGCTCACGCTCCCGAAATTCGCTGTGGGTATTAGTAAAATTTAA